Proteins encoded together in one Etheostoma cragini isolate CJK2018 chromosome 11, CSU_Ecrag_1.0, whole genome shotgun sequence window:
- the tfcp2l1 gene encoding transcription factor CP2-like protein 1, whose protein sequence is MLFCHSQPESYHQHSASYIRDALAPFLKNEEVRLTAGSGAKRTPFQYVLCAASSPAVRQQDDSLTYLNQGQSYEIRMLNRKLVEYTDISSRYVKSIVRVVFHDRRLQYMEHQQLEGWRWSRPGDRILDIDVPLSVGLVEPHSHPLHLNTIEFLWDPVKNASVFIQVNCISTEFTPRKHGGEKGVPFRIQVDTFTTNELGEYMEHVHSSSCQVKVFKPKGADRKLKTDREKIAKKAPQDREKYQPSQDNTLLRECSPWPDALTVTSHSSSSTPSPVYHSSTSCSFPDGNSSPNQHGELLLAGCSDHLLPSTPPQEAQQWLHRHRFSPFSALFCSFSGADLLRMSREDLIQICGPADGIRLFNTMKGRCIQPRLTIYVCQQQARHQPATKPGAGDIYHALYLEELTLLDLSEKIASLYSIPPQQITHIYRKKPIGIHILVSDEMVQNFRDETSFILSIIRDENTNGFHAVLK, encoded by the exons ATGCTGTTCTGCCATTCCCAGCCTGAGTCCTACCACCAGCACTCTGCTAGTTACATTAG AGATGCCTTGGCACCTTTCCTAAAGAACGAAGAAGTGAGGCTTACGGCTGGAAGTGGTGCCAAGAGGACCCCCTTCCAGTACGTTCTGTGTGCAGCCAGCTCGCCAGCTGTGAGACAGCAGGACGACAGTCTCACTTATCTCAACCAAG gtcAGTCCTACGAAATCCGTATGCTTAACAGAAAACTAGTGGAGTATACAGATATAAGCAGCAGATATGTAAAG AGCATTGTGCGCGTGGTGTTTCATGACCGGCGACTGCAGTACATGGAGCACCAGCAGCTGGAGGGGTGGAGATGGAGCAGACCTGGAGACCGGATCCTGGATATAG ATGTCCCGTTGTCAGTGGGCCTAGTGGAGCCCCATTCACACCCTCTGCATCTCAACACCATCGAGTTCCTGTGGGATCCTGTCAAGAACGCTTCTGTTTTCATCCAG GTCAACTGCATCAGCACCGAGTTCACCCCCAGGAAGCACGGCGGGGAGAAAGGAGTGCCCTTCCGGATCCAGGTGGACACATTCACCACCAATGAGCTCGGGGAATACATGGAGCATGTCCATTCTTCCAGCTGCCAGGTCAAAGTCTTCAAG CCTAAAGGAGCTGATCGCAAActgaagacagacagggagaagaTTGCTAAAAAGGCCCCGCAGGACCGAGAGAAGTACCAGCCGTCCCAGGACAACACGCTGCTGAGAGAG TGTTCCCCTTGGCCCGATGCCCTGACTGTCAccagccacagcagcagcagcactccaTCACCAGTGTACCACAGCTCAACTTCCTGTTCTTTCCCCGATGG TAATTCTTCTCCAAACCAGCATGGGGAGCTGCTATTGGCCGGCTGCTCTGAT CACCTTCTGCCATCGACCCCGCCGCAGGAAGCCCAGCAGTGGCTGCACCGACACAGGTTCTCTCCTTTCTCAGCGCTCTTCTGCAGCTTCTCAG GTGCTGATCTTTTGAGGATGAGTAGGGAGGATCTGATCCAGATCTGCGGTCCAGCTGATGGTATTCGCCTCTTCAACACAATGAAAGGAAG GTGTATACAGCCCCGTCTCACCATCTATGTGTGTCAGCAGCAGGCCAGGCATCAACCTGCCACCAAGCCTGGGGCTGGAGACA TCTACCACGCTCTGTACCTGGAGGAGCTGACACTGTTGGACCTCTCCGAAAAGATCGCTTCGCTGTACAGCATCCCTCCACAGCAAATAACACACATCTACAGAAAGAAGCCCATCGGGATCCACATCTTAGTCTCTGACGAG ATGGTGCAGAACTTCAGGGATGAAACAAGCTTCATCCTCAGCATTATAAGAG ATGAAAACACTAATGGCTTCCACGCCGTGTTGAAGTGA